A section of the Streptomyces sp. Je 1-369 genome encodes:
- a CDS encoding bifunctional glycosyltransferase family 2 protein/CDP-glycerol:glycerophosphate glycerophosphotransferase gives MQPRLSVVVPVYNVELYLDECLESLASQTFQDFEVIMVDDGSTDGSAAIAEAFAAADPRFRLISQENKGLGAARNTGVREMSPDSEYLAFVDSDDTLPTTAYALMIETLDETGSDFAAGNVTRFRSAGHVQSPVHRVPFAATRLRTHVSKFRPLLTDRTAWNKVYRRTFWERHSFAYPEAMLYEDAPVSVPSHYLAESVDVLSEPIYNWREREIGERSITQNRTNPQGLIDRVKSIRMVREFMLARVGDDPMYAEHLKVYDNNALAEEIPLFWKVLPGSDAAYQEAFLEHVGRLVREIGQDAVRALHVPHKLKLYLTVHRRMDELIVQLEFEKEHPGSIPVSGTLHPKADYPFLDPAAPVPDAVLRLDQELRLRSRLDDAAWHDGKLWLSGWAFARQLGAESRSKALKSLILKEKGSRRTVLVPARSHLDPEATVASGAEFRHADWAGFGALVNPSRLRHRGTWVDGVWYVRVAVAGTGSTPRRGPLYGAGTGSGQTPPAHWVTEDVRVAPQIQDGELAIRVETAHARALEVRAEGSHLVVRGILRTAPEGTARLRLRMRESGTILTAPLTLGVPHEGRVPFTAHVDTAALTDVRVNHERLRPTQAERSIARWDMSVEVVDASGDEPTSTRLALIMDDREGFSGAQFAQADADRTVYARRSPGGYLQFCDQPVQPLVDHVSVHPDGTVELTGSYPAQGAHALELVLRQTWSGHEYTFPAKAEDGRFEARFVPAPTHRYAGETPLRAGFWWPSVQKPDGSRTAVQLAPPVHGDLPLEVNAHGKRVELQARQYDQLALMAHSELRPDERSRHRQTRLRTEAYPAARHEPLREAVLYDVFGGRMYGDSPRAIHEEMVRRALPVDHLWVVKDGQCEVPATAKAVRVHSPEYYEAMARSRYIVGNTHFPRWLERREGQQIVQTWHGTPLKRIGFDFDNDHFASTQYLQDLDRERHQWTMLLSPNKFSTPIMRSAFRFGGDVDGELLEAGYPRNDVLLAPDRAKRADKVRRALGLPEGKKVVLYAPTWREDKQRHRGGFLLDLRIDLAKARAELGDDHVLLVRPHAHIVEPVPGAGDGFVWDVASYPDIMDLLLIADVLVTDYSSVMFDFAVTGRPMLFFTYDLEHYRDRLRGFYFDFEKRAPGPLVPTSDELIAALKDVDATSAPYAEAYDAFRAEFCDLDDGGAAARVVDRMLAHRGATTA, from the coding sequence GTGCAGCCACGGCTGAGTGTTGTCGTCCCCGTCTACAACGTCGAGCTCTACCTCGACGAGTGCCTGGAGTCCCTGGCCTCCCAGACGTTCCAGGACTTCGAAGTGATCATGGTCGACGACGGGTCGACGGACGGCAGCGCCGCCATCGCCGAGGCCTTCGCGGCGGCGGATCCGCGGTTCCGCCTGATATCCCAGGAGAACAAGGGCCTGGGCGCGGCGCGCAACACGGGCGTACGGGAGATGTCGCCGGACAGCGAGTACCTCGCGTTCGTGGACAGCGACGACACGCTGCCCACGACGGCGTACGCGCTGATGATCGAGACGCTCGACGAGACGGGCTCGGACTTCGCGGCGGGCAACGTGACCCGGTTCCGCTCCGCGGGCCACGTCCAGTCGCCCGTCCACCGCGTGCCCTTCGCCGCGACCCGGCTCCGCACCCACGTGTCGAAGTTCCGGCCGCTGCTCACGGACCGCACCGCGTGGAACAAGGTGTACCGCCGCACCTTCTGGGAGCGGCACTCGTTCGCGTACCCGGAAGCCATGCTCTACGAGGACGCGCCCGTCAGCGTCCCCTCGCACTACCTCGCCGAGTCCGTGGACGTCCTGAGCGAGCCCATCTACAACTGGCGCGAGCGTGAGATCGGCGAGCGGTCCATCACGCAGAACCGCACCAACCCGCAGGGCCTGATCGACCGCGTGAAGTCGATCCGCATGGTCCGCGAGTTCATGCTCGCCCGCGTCGGGGACGACCCGATGTACGCCGAGCACCTGAAGGTGTACGACAACAACGCGCTCGCCGAGGAGATCCCCCTCTTCTGGAAGGTGCTGCCCGGCTCGGACGCCGCCTACCAGGAGGCGTTCCTGGAGCACGTCGGCCGCCTGGTCCGCGAGATCGGGCAGGACGCGGTGCGGGCGCTGCACGTGCCGCACAAGCTGAAGCTGTACCTGACCGTGCACCGGCGCATGGACGAGCTGATCGTCCAGCTGGAGTTCGAGAAGGAACACCCCGGCTCCATCCCCGTCTCCGGGACGCTGCACCCCAAGGCCGACTACCCCTTCCTCGACCCGGCCGCGCCCGTCCCGGACGCCGTCCTCCGACTCGACCAGGAACTGCGCCTGCGCAGCCGTCTCGACGACGCCGCCTGGCACGACGGCAAGCTGTGGCTGTCCGGCTGGGCGTTCGCGCGCCAGCTCGGTGCCGAGTCCCGGAGCAAGGCGCTGAAGTCACTGATCCTCAAGGAGAAGGGCAGCCGCCGCACGGTCCTCGTACCCGCGCGCAGCCACCTCGACCCCGAGGCGACGGTGGCCTCCGGCGCCGAGTTCCGGCACGCCGACTGGGCGGGCTTCGGGGCGCTGGTGAACCCGTCACGGCTGCGGCACCGCGGCACGTGGGTGGACGGCGTCTGGTACGTGCGGGTCGCGGTGGCCGGCACGGGCTCGACGCCGCGGCGCGGTCCGCTGTACGGGGCCGGTACGGGGTCCGGGCAGACGCCGCCCGCGCACTGGGTGACCGAGGACGTGCGGGTGGCCCCGCAGATCCAGGACGGTGAGCTGGCGATCCGCGTGGAGACGGCGCACGCGCGCGCCCTGGAGGTCCGCGCGGAAGGCTCCCACCTCGTCGTACGCGGCATCCTGCGCACGGCCCCCGAGGGCACGGCCCGGCTGCGCCTGCGCATGCGCGAGTCCGGCACGATCCTGACGGCGCCCCTGACCCTCGGCGTCCCGCACGAGGGCCGCGTCCCCTTCACGGCCCACGTCGACACGGCGGCCCTGACGGACGTCCGCGTCAACCACGAACGCCTCCGCCCCACCCAGGCGGAACGCTCGATAGCCCGCTGGGACATGTCGGTGGAGGTCGTCGACGCCTCCGGTGACGAACCCACGTCGACCCGTCTTGCCCTGATCATGGACGACAGGGAAGGCTTCTCGGGCGCCCAGTTCGCGCAGGCGGACGCCGACCGCACGGTCTACGCCCGCCGAAGCCCCGGCGGCTACCTCCAGTTCTGCGACCAGCCCGTCCAGCCCCTGGTCGACCACGTCTCCGTCCACCCGGACGGCACCGTCGAGCTCACCGGCAGCTACCCGGCCCAGGGCGCCCACGCCCTGGAGCTCGTACTCCGCCAGACCTGGTCGGGCCACGAGTACACGTTCCCGGCGAAGGCGGAGGACGGCCGGTTCGAGGCCCGCTTCGTGCCCGCCCCCACCCACCGCTACGCAGGCGAGACCCCACTCCGGGCGGGCTTCTGGTGGCCCTCGGTCCAGAAGCCCGACGGCTCCCGCACCGCCGTCCAGCTCGCCCCGCCCGTCCACGGCGACCTCCCCCTGGAGGTGAACGCGCACGGCAAGCGCGTCGAGCTCCAGGCCCGCCAGTACGACCAGCTCGCCCTGATGGCCCACTCCGAGCTGCGCCCCGACGAGCGCAGCCGCCACCGCCAGACCCGCCTGCGCACGGAGGCCTACCCCGCCGCCCGCCACGAGCCGCTCCGCGAGGCCGTCCTGTACGACGTCTTCGGCGGCCGCATGTACGGCGACTCGCCCCGCGCCATCCACGAGGAGATGGTCCGCCGCGCCCTTCCCGTCGACCACCTGTGGGTCGTCAAGGACGGCCAGTGCGAGGTCCCGGCCACCGCGAAGGCGGTCCGCGTGCACAGCCCCGAGTACTACGAGGCGATGGCCCGCTCCCGCTACATCGTCGGCAACACGCACTTCCCGCGCTGGCTCGAGCGGCGCGAGGGCCAGCAGATCGTCCAGACCTGGCACGGCACCCCGCTGAAGCGCATCGGCTTCGACTTCGACAACGACCACTTCGCGAGCACCCAGTACCTCCAGGACCTGGACCGCGAGCGCCACCAGTGGACGATGCTGCTCTCCCCGAACAAGTTCAGCACCCCGATCATGCGCAGCGCCTTCCGCTTCGGCGGCGACGTGGACGGCGAACTCCTGGAGGCGGGCTACCCCCGCAACGACGTACTCCTCGCCCCGGACCGCGCCAAGCGCGCCGACAAGGTGCGGCGTGCGCTCGGGCTGCCCGAGGGCAAGAAGGTCGTCCTGTACGCGCCGACGTGGCGCGAGGACAAGCAGCGCCACCGCGGCGGCTTCCTCCTCGACCTGCGCATCGACCTGGCGAAGGCGCGCGCCGAACTCGGCGACGACCACGTACTCCTCGTCCGCCCGCACGCCCACATCGTGGAGCCCGTGCCGGGCGCGGGCGACGGTTTCGTGTGGGACGTGGCGAGTTACCCGGACATCATGGATCTGCTCCTGATCGCCGACGTCCTCGTCACCGACTACTCCTCGGTGATGTTCGACTTCGCGGTGACGGGCCGTCCGATGCTGTTCTTCACGTACGACCTGGAGCACTACCGGGACCGTCTGCGCGGCTTCTACTTCGACTTCGAGAAGCGCGCACCGGGACCCCTGGTCCCCACCTCCGACGAGCTGATCGCCGCGCTGAAGGACGTCGACGCGACGAGTGCGCCGTACGCCGAGGCGTACGACGCGTTCCGCGCCGAGTTCTGCGACCTGGACGACGGCGGGGCCGCGGCCCGCGTCGTCGACCGGATGCTCGCGCACCGGGGGGCGACCACCGCATGA
- a CDS encoding CDP-glycerol glycerophosphotransferase family protein, which produces MSTRKGGTAVPEQGGSTGPARADGSGAGPGPGPGPGPELSVVVHGRNVQGHLGACLDALTAQASPGVEVIVAAVGASAQAAAADRPGVTVVPLPEGTGDGAARAAGAERAGGRWLHFVHSKDSVPTGAPRAVADRVTEVPDGVDVLCVDHVRSTWRHQGMPSPDGKHLAKQGRRDLPLADCPNLLKVTPLLGNRVLRADFWRAHRAELAVDDETFAAYAALLLADRVATLDQVSLNVRELRSESLPAGAPEERFGVIERYESLLALAVDRGLPTAPRAALYDVMVGDCLRIVAREQLPDPVRREFFHRASKAAVARRPKGHQHPGGLEGVRRRLLEEDAYTKYRTFQTANQQRRKLRSAVVSRKHKVGVKVRDLRYRRELERPVDPNLAVFTAYWDRGVACNPAAVAAKLAELAPHIRAVWVVSAANVPLLPPGTDHVVPGTRRYWEVMARAKYLVNNANFPNAIVKRPDSVHLQTHHGTPLKRMGLDQLDYPAAAKGLNFHDLLARVDRWDYSVSANGHSTEMWERAYPSHYTSLDYGYPRNDVYYSATAADIRAIREKLGIAPGKRAILYAPTHRDYEAAWTPRLDLAALADRLGEDTVLLVRGHYFYGGAASPLAGLRKSGRVIDVSSYDPVEELALAADALITDYSSIMFDYANLDRPIVIYADDWETYATTRGVYFDLMAEAPGKVARTQEELTELLTSDAWRDESAEKARRAFRHRFCEYDDGRAAERVVRRVFLGESEDSLPPVTPVDERTPAPTPEEATQR; this is translated from the coding sequence ATGAGCACACGAAAGGGGGGCACCGCAGTGCCCGAGCAGGGTGGAAGCACCGGACCGGCGCGGGCTGACGGGTCCGGCGCCGGACCCGGACCCGGACCCGGACCCGGACCCGAGCTGAGCGTCGTCGTCCACGGCCGCAACGTCCAGGGCCACCTGGGCGCCTGCCTCGACGCGCTCACCGCGCAGGCGTCGCCCGGCGTCGAGGTGATCGTCGCCGCGGTCGGCGCCTCCGCGCAGGCCGCCGCCGCGGACCGGCCCGGCGTCACCGTCGTACCGCTGCCCGAGGGCACGGGCGACGGCGCGGCCCGTGCCGCGGGCGCCGAGCGGGCGGGCGGCCGCTGGCTGCACTTCGTGCACAGCAAGGACAGCGTGCCGACGGGCGCGCCGCGCGCCGTCGCCGACCGCGTCACCGAGGTACCGGACGGCGTGGACGTCCTCTGCGTCGACCACGTCCGCTCCACCTGGCGGCACCAGGGCATGCCGAGCCCCGACGGCAAGCACCTCGCCAAGCAGGGCCGCCGCGACCTGCCGCTCGCGGACTGCCCGAACCTCCTGAAGGTCACCCCGCTGCTCGGCAACCGCGTGCTGCGCGCGGACTTCTGGCGGGCGCACCGCGCCGAACTGGCGGTGGATGACGAGACGTTCGCCGCGTACGCCGCACTGCTCCTCGCCGACCGTGTGGCGACGCTCGACCAAGTGTCTCTCAATGTGCGGGAGTTGAGGTCGGAGAGCCTCCCGGCGGGCGCCCCCGAGGAACGGTTCGGCGTCATCGAACGCTACGAGTCACTCCTCGCCCTCGCCGTCGACCGTGGCCTGCCCACCGCACCGCGCGCCGCGCTCTACGACGTGATGGTCGGTGACTGCCTGCGCATCGTCGCCCGGGAGCAGCTGCCGGACCCGGTGCGCAGGGAGTTCTTCCACCGCGCGTCGAAGGCCGCCGTCGCCCGGCGCCCCAAGGGCCACCAGCACCCCGGCGGCCTGGAGGGCGTGCGACGCCGCCTCCTCGAAGAGGACGCGTACACCAAATACCGCACGTTCCAGACGGCGAACCAGCAGCGGCGCAAGCTGCGCTCCGCGGTCGTCTCGCGCAAGCACAAGGTGGGCGTGAAGGTCCGCGACCTGCGCTACCGCAGGGAACTCGAGCGGCCCGTCGACCCGAACCTCGCCGTGTTCACGGCGTACTGGGATCGTGGCGTGGCCTGCAACCCCGCGGCGGTCGCCGCGAAGCTCGCCGAACTCGCCCCGCACATCCGCGCGGTGTGGGTCGTCTCGGCGGCGAACGTACCGCTGTTGCCGCCCGGCACCGACCATGTCGTGCCCGGCACGCGCCGCTACTGGGAGGTGATGGCGCGCGCCAAGTACCTGGTGAACAACGCCAACTTCCCCAACGCGATCGTGAAGCGCCCGGACTCGGTCCACCTCCAGACGCACCACGGCACGCCGCTGAAGCGCATGGGCCTGGACCAGCTCGACTACCCGGCCGCGGCCAAGGGCCTCAACTTCCACGACTTGCTGGCCCGCGTGGACCGCTGGGACTACAGCGTCTCCGCGAACGGCCACTCCACGGAGATGTGGGAGCGCGCGTACCCCTCGCACTACACCTCGCTGGACTACGGCTACCCGCGCAACGACGTGTACTACAGCGCGACCGCCGCCGACATCCGCGCGATCCGCGAGAAGCTCGGCATCGCGCCGGGCAAGCGGGCGATCCTGTACGCCCCCACCCACCGCGACTACGAGGCGGCCTGGACCCCGCGCCTCGACCTGGCGGCCCTCGCGGACCGCCTCGGCGAGGACACCGTCCTGCTCGTCCGCGGCCACTACTTCTACGGCGGTGCGGCGTCCCCGCTGGCCGGGCTGCGCAAGAGCGGCCGGGTCATCGACGTGTCGTCGTACGACCCCGTGGAGGAGCTCGCGCTCGCGGCGGACGCGTTGATCACGGATTACTCGTCGATCATGTTCGACTACGCCAACCTCGACCGCCCGATCGTCATCTACGCCGACGACTGGGAGACGTACGCGACGACGCGCGGCGTGTACTTCGACCTGATGGCGGAGGCGCCGGGCAAGGTGGCGCGCACGCAGGAGGAGCTGACGGAGCTGCTCACCTCCGACGCGTGGCGCGACGAGTCGGCGGAGAAGGCACGGCGGGCGTTCCGGCACCGCTTCTGCGAGTACGACGACGGGCGCGCGGCCGAGCGGGTCGTACGCCGCGTCTTCCTCGGCGAGAGCGAGGACTCCCTGCCGCCCGTCACCCCGGTCGACGAGCGCACCCCGGCACCGACGCCCGAGGAGGCGACACAGCGATGA
- a CDS encoding glycosyltransferase family 2 protein, giving the protein MTTTPDVTVTVIVYNDAERLPRAVASLRRQTHANIEIIISDDHSTDDTPEVARQLASEDDRVSYLRLPENSGGCSAPRNRALEMAHAPFLMFLDSDDELPEQAVELLLAAHREREVDFVMGAVERVRVDTGRTSTWMPHLVAERRTVEGIEAEPALFFEHLSTSKMYRKSFLDRNNLRFPEGIHYEDQLFSAQAYCLAKAFTVIPDPVYRWYIAPYEAAESASISNQRHKLTNVRDRIHVQRLIDAFLVSSGHEAVREAKDYKFLKHDFRMYAGDLPFRDEEWLTGFAEIVNPYLAELAPGAYARLPRAERVVLRLVQDGRLKEAQLAARGLGHGVAPRETTMDSAGHVYWGAYVPESVSSRTELDVTDLGLDSRPFASAQFRHEITRVERGPAATVVLSVRTYDPGLRLPVGPQVATLLLAPGRRRMKTPFRLDPVRPGVFEGTVRLDLAAAPLPLNGFAGTRHPVLQLTSGQLRNTALLLAPLTFPTLRARVDYRGGALPHEVTVEPEGRASGRLQLRWTPVGVTSRVIRPLARKAGAKAGSRLRKAARLAGALTR; this is encoded by the coding sequence ATGACCACGACTCCCGATGTCACCGTGACGGTCATCGTCTACAACGACGCGGAACGCCTGCCGCGAGCGGTCGCGTCCCTGCGCCGCCAGACGCACGCGAACATCGAGATCATCATCAGCGACGACCACTCGACGGACGACACGCCCGAGGTGGCACGGCAGTTGGCGTCGGAGGACGACCGCGTCAGCTACCTCCGCCTCCCCGAGAACAGCGGCGGTTGCAGCGCGCCCCGCAACCGGGCGCTTGAGATGGCGCACGCCCCGTTTCTCATGTTCCTGGACAGCGACGACGAACTCCCGGAGCAGGCAGTCGAGTTGCTCCTGGCCGCCCACCGCGAGCGGGAGGTGGACTTCGTGATGGGCGCGGTGGAGCGGGTACGGGTCGACACGGGCCGCACCTCCACGTGGATGCCGCACCTGGTCGCCGAGCGGCGAACGGTGGAGGGCATCGAGGCGGAACCGGCCCTGTTCTTCGAACACCTGTCGACGAGCAAGATGTACAGGAAGTCCTTCCTGGACAGGAACAACCTCCGCTTCCCGGAGGGCATCCACTACGAGGACCAGCTGTTCTCGGCGCAGGCGTACTGCCTCGCGAAGGCGTTCACGGTCATCCCCGACCCCGTCTACCGCTGGTACATCGCGCCCTACGAGGCGGCGGAGTCCGCGTCGATCTCGAACCAGCGCCACAAGCTGACGAACGTACGCGACCGCATACACGTCCAGCGCCTCATAGACGCGTTCCTGGTGTCGAGCGGCCACGAGGCCGTCCGCGAGGCCAAGGACTACAAGTTCCTGAAGCACGACTTCCGGATGTACGCGGGTGACCTGCCGTTCCGGGACGAGGAGTGGCTGACGGGTTTCGCGGAGATCGTGAACCCGTACCTGGCGGAGCTGGCTCCCGGCGCGTACGCACGGCTGCCCCGGGCGGAACGGGTCGTACTCCGCCTGGTCCAGGACGGCCGCCTGAAGGAGGCGCAGCTGGCGGCGCGGGGCCTGGGCCACGGAGTGGCACCGCGCGAGACGACCATGGACTCGGCGGGTCACGTCTACTGGGGCGCATACGTCCCCGAGTCCGTGTCCTCCCGTACGGAGCTCGACGTCACGGACCTGGGCCTGGACTCCCGCCCCTTCGCGAGCGCGCAGTTCCGCCACGAGATCACGCGCGTGGAGCGGGGCCCGGCGGCCACGGTCGTCCTGTCGGTCCGCACGTACGACCCGGGCCTGCGCCTCCCGGTGGGCCCTCAGGTGGCCACACTCCTCCTCGCCCCCGGCCGGCGCCGCATGAAGACGCCGTTCCGCCTGGACCCGGTCCGCCCCGGCGTCTTCGAGGGCACGGTCCGGCTGGACCTGGCGGCGGCCCCGCTCCCCCTGAACGGCTTCGCGGGCACGCGCCACCCGGTCCTCCAACTCACATCGGGCCAACTCCGCAACACGGCCCTGCTTTTGGCGCCCCTCACCTTCCCCACGCTGAGGGCCCGCGTCGACTACCGCGGCGGCGCGCTCCCCCACGAGGTCACGGTGGAACCGGAGGGCCGCGCCTCGGGCCGCCTCCAGCTGCGCTGGACCCCGGTGGGCGTGACGTCCCGCGTCATACGCCCCCTGGCCCGCAAGGCGGGCGCGAAGGCGGGCTCGCGCCTGCGCAAGGCGGCCCGTCTGGCAGGGGCGCTCACGCGCTGA
- a CDS encoding beta-propeller fold lactonase family protein: MTGTTLAVAGLVALPTPAQAAAGPSAYVANFHGDTVSVVDTSTKTITDTIAVGNSPVGVAIAAADERAYVTNFDEATVSVIDTDTDAVTATVPVGSNPLNVAVTPSGSRAYVANSGGTTVSVIDTATNSVTATVQVGEAPNGVAISPSGTSAYVTNNNGNSVSVVDTATNTVSATVPVGAAPAGVAVSPSGDSAYVTNNNSDSVSVVDTATNTVSATIPVGGSPNSVTFAPSGSRAYVADRSSGDVKVIDTATRAVTATVAVGDGPVRVEADPSGTAVYAANIEDDTVSVIAPGTNTVTDTIAGFTGPYGMAFTAAPSAGQADIDVNLTARPYLSILVPYVTYTLTANNTGPATATSATVTAKLPRGARATNLSPGCSASGTTVTCEYASIPPSTSTSKTFRVPLHLLTLGPVKVTAQRTASTPVDPTPANDTASVTCTAISIILVTCP; the protein is encoded by the coding sequence ATGACGGGCACCACGCTGGCCGTCGCAGGCTTGGTGGCACTCCCCACCCCGGCGCAGGCGGCCGCCGGCCCCTCGGCCTACGTGGCCAACTTCCACGGCGACACGGTCTCGGTCGTCGACACGAGCACGAAGACCATCACCGACACCATCGCGGTCGGCAACAGCCCGGTGGGCGTGGCGATCGCGGCGGCCGACGAGCGGGCCTACGTCACGAACTTCGACGAGGCAACGGTTTCGGTGATCGACACGGACACCGACGCGGTGACGGCGACGGTCCCGGTCGGCAGCAACCCCTTGAACGTGGCGGTGACTCCGTCCGGGTCCCGCGCGTACGTGGCGAACAGCGGCGGGACGACGGTCTCGGTCATCGACACGGCGACGAATTCCGTGACCGCCACGGTGCAGGTCGGGGAGGCCCCGAACGGCGTGGCGATCAGCCCTTCCGGGACGTCCGCCTACGTCACGAACAACAACGGCAACTCGGTGTCGGTGGTGGACACGGCGACGAACACGGTGAGTGCCACGGTCCCGGTCGGGGCCGCCCCTGCGGGCGTGGCGGTCAGCCCTTCCGGGGATTCCGCCTACGTCACGAACAACAACTCCGACTCGGTGTCGGTGGTGGACACGGCAACGAACACGGTGAGTGCGACGATCCCGGTCGGAGGCTCCCCGAACAGTGTCACGTTCGCCCCGTCGGGCAGCCGGGCGTACGTCGCGGACCGCAGCAGCGGTGACGTGAAGGTGATCGACACGGCGACCCGTGCGGTGACGGCGACCGTCGCGGTCGGCGACGGCCCGGTCAGGGTCGAGGCGGACCCGTCCGGTACGGCGGTCTACGCGGCGAACATCGAGGACGACACGGTCTCGGTGATAGCCCCCGGAACGAACACGGTCACGGACACGATCGCGGGCTTCACGGGTCCGTACGGCATGGCGTTCACCGCGGCGCCCTCCGCCGGGCAGGCGGACATAGACGTCAACCTGACGGCGCGGCCCTACCTGAGCATCCTGGTCCCGTACGTCACCTACACCCTGACGGCGAACAACACGGGCCCGGCAACCGCCACATCGGCAACGGTGACGGCGAAGCTCCCAAGGGGCGCGAGGGCCACGAACCTGTCCCCCGGCTGCTCAGCCTCCGGCACAACGGTGACGTGCGAGTACGCCTCCATCCCGCCGTCCACCTCCACGTCCAAAACCTTCCGAGTCCCGCTGCACCTCCTGACCCTGGGCCCGGTCAAGGTCACAGCGCAACGCACAGCCTCAACCCCGGTGGACCCCACCCCCGCCAACGACACGGCATCGGTAACCTGCACGGCAATCTCGATCATCCTGGTCACCTGCCCCTGA
- a CDS encoding helix-turn-helix domain-containing protein, whose amino-acid sequence MSNWADLTTGKRIKHLRGSDLTQQGLAEAAGLSLALVQKAEQDRGELSIGSLLKLAHALKSDVSVILGQQAPRRATNQDTRAALRRLSDAVHDSALGDWDGIEDPSSLTELSAAHERVCVSYWRGAYGELSELIAKVLLEGSVRYGQATGEERERLGSVLAGTYQFASSAAVLLGQRDLALSALTSARRLAEESGDSVQVALIESTLSWIYLRSAKVSRAITVAERAALRIEPSFSKASSPQLLGYGRLMISAAVAASRKGDPVAADDYLSQAHAAAARLGRDVTLHGTHFGPTAASTEAVGIAVALGNHGKALALAARTDLPRTMPKLARNRYKLDVALAQCAVGLHDQAADTLIEVALDAPEWVRHQALPGVIGKRLAKVSTARVRNIGELIGMPLIA is encoded by the coding sequence GTGAGCAACTGGGCCGATCTGACGACCGGTAAGCGCATCAAGCATTTGCGAGGCTCAGATCTGACGCAGCAGGGGCTCGCCGAGGCGGCGGGGCTGTCCCTGGCGCTGGTGCAGAAGGCCGAGCAGGACCGCGGGGAGTTGTCCATCGGCTCGCTCCTCAAGCTGGCGCACGCGCTGAAGTCGGACGTGTCCGTGATCCTGGGGCAGCAGGCCCCTAGGCGGGCGACGAACCAGGACACCCGGGCGGCCCTGCGTCGCCTTTCCGACGCGGTGCACGACAGCGCCCTCGGAGACTGGGACGGCATCGAGGACCCGAGTTCCCTCACCGAGCTGTCGGCAGCCCATGAGCGCGTATGCGTCTCCTATTGGCGGGGCGCGTACGGGGAGCTGAGCGAACTCATCGCGAAGGTCCTGCTGGAGGGAAGCGTCAGGTACGGGCAGGCCACGGGCGAAGAACGCGAACGGCTGGGGTCGGTCCTCGCCGGCACATACCAGTTCGCCTCCTCGGCGGCGGTCCTGCTCGGCCAGCGTGACCTCGCCTTGAGCGCGCTGACCTCCGCGCGGCGCCTGGCGGAGGAGTCCGGCGACTCCGTGCAGGTCGCGCTCATCGAGTCGACGTTGTCGTGGATCTATTTGCGCAGCGCGAAGGTGTCCAGGGCGATCACGGTGGCGGAGCGCGCGGCACTTCGTATCGAGCCGTCGTTCAGCAAGGCGTCGAGCCCGCAACTGCTCGGGTACGGGCGGCTGATGATCTCCGCGGCGGTGGCGGCGTCACGCAAGGGAGACCCGGTCGCAGCGGACGACTACCTCTCCCAGGCCCACGCGGCCGCCGCGCGGCTCGGGCGTGACGTGACGCTGCACGGCACGCACTTCGGCCCGACCGCGGCGAGTACGGAGGCGGTGGGAATCGCCGTGGCACTCGGGAACCATGGCAAAGCACTGGCTCTGGCAGCACGCACTGACCTCCCCCGCACCATGCCCAAACTTGCCCGCAACCGCTACAAGCTCGACGTCGCCTTGGCCCAGTGCGCGGTCGGCCTGCACGACCAGGCGGCGGACACCCTCATCGAGGTGGCGCTCGACGCCCCCGAGTGGGTCCGGCATCAGGCGCTGCCCGGTGTCATCGGCAAGCGGCTCGCGAAGGTGTCGACGGCGCGGGTTCGTAACATCGGCGAACTCATCGGGATGCCGCTCATCGCGTAG
- a CDS encoding GtrA family protein, producing MTPSTLHEAPHGAPRSAPPAPRAPDSASGAAPVSAPSPRLTVARLRRLFLELVKFGVVGGSGVAVNLVVFNLLLHGVSSGPMTATVLASCVAMGTNYLGFRFFAYRDRASRTKRQIALFFAFSGIGVAMESLLFYAAYHGADMSGPLGSNVAKALSIVLASAFRFLVYRTWVFQHDARHDARRH from the coding sequence ATGACTCCGTCGACCCTGCACGAGGCGCCGCACGGCGCGCCGCGGTCCGCGCCGCCGGCGCCCAGAGCCCCCGACTCCGCTTCCGGGGCCGCCCCCGTTTCCGCGCCCTCCCCCCGGCTCACCGTCGCCCGCCTGCGCAGGCTGTTCCTGGAGCTCGTGAAGTTCGGGGTCGTCGGCGGCAGCGGTGTGGCCGTGAACCTGGTCGTCTTCAACCTCCTGCTGCACGGCGTGTCCTCGGGCCCGATGACGGCGACGGTGCTGGCCAGCTGCGTAGCGATGGGCACGAACTACCTGGGCTTCCGCTTCTTCGCGTACCGCGACCGCGCGTCCCGTACGAAGCGTCAGATCGCTCTCTTCTTCGCCTTCAGCGGGATCGGCGTGGCGATGGAGAGTCTGCTGTTCTACGCGGCGTACCACGGCGCGGACATGAGCGGACCGCTCGGCTCCAACGTCGCCAAGGCGCTGTCGATCGTCCTTGCCTCGGCGTTCCGCTTCCTGGTCTACCGGACGTGGGTCTTCCAGCACGATGCGCGTCACGATGCGCGTCGCCACTAA